The genomic interval ATCGTCTCGAACCGCTGGAGGTCGCGCCGGTACTCGCGGCTGTCGGTCACGTCCTGGTACACCCACAGGTGGCCGTCCCCGTCGGCGAACTCGATGGGGCGGTGGATACGCCGGACCACCCGGCCGTCGGCGAGCGTCAGCTCGTCGTCGGCCGGTTCGCGCGCCGCGGCCAACTCCTCGACGCCGGCGACGAACCCCTCGGGGTCGGCGGCGCGGTCGGCCAGCATCTCGGCCAGCGCCGGCCAGTCGCGTCCCGCCGCGTCGGCCGGCTCGCCGGGCAGGTCGAACAGCTCGAACAGGCGGCTGTTGGCCGTGATGACGTCCCGGTCGCTGTTCTCCGCGACGACGCCGACCGGGAGCGCGTCGAACAGCGTCGACAGCAGGGTGTTGGTCCGTTCGAGTTCGGCCTCCCGCTGGCGCCGTGCCGTGATGTCGGTGATGAACCCCTCCAGCGCGGCCGGGTCGCCCTCGGTGCCCGCGACGCCGCGACCGCGCTCCCACATCCACCGCACCTCGCCGTCGGCCGTCCGCACGCGGTAGGTCACCTCGAACGACTCGTCGGCTTCCAGCGCCGACTGGACCGCCTCCCACGTCCGTTCGCGGTCGTCCGGGTGGATGACCTCCTCGCCCCATACCACGTCGCCCGACTCGACCGCTCGGGCGGGGTAGCCCGTCAGCTCCTCGCACTCCCCCTCGACCACCTCCATCGGCCAGCCCGGCTCGTTCAGGCACCGATAGACGATTCCGGGGAGGTTGCTGATGAGCGTCTCCAGGCGCCGCTTGCGCTCCTCCAGCGCGTACCGCGAGCGGAGCCCCTCGACGACGTTGTCGATGCGGTTCGCGAGGATGGCGTACTGTTCGGTGCCGGCCTCCTTCTGGAGGTAGTCGGTGACGCCCGCCGAGATGGCCTCGCTGGCTATCTCCTCCGACCCTTTCCCCGTGAACAGCACGAACGGGAGGTCCGGGTGGGACTCGCGAACGGCCGCGAGGAAGTCGATGCCGTCCCGCTCGGGCATCTCGTAGTCCGAGACCACGCAGTCGTAGCTCCCGGCGTCGAGCGCCGCGAGCCCGTCGGCCACGGCCGTCGCCGTCTCCACGTCGAACCGGTCGTCGTGGCGTTCGAGGAACCGCGCGGTCGTCTCCGCGAAGCCGGGCTCGTCGTCCACGTGGAGAACCCGAACCGTCGCACTCCCGGCCCCGTCGCGGTCATCGGGGCTCATACTGTGTCACCCCCATCGATTGCCCGAACCTCGGGCGACGGAACCATAGTCGTATCGCCGGTGTGACGGGAGCCGTCGCGAGAACGAGTGGGTCGGGGCGGATTTGAACCGCCGGCTTCCTCCGTGTGAAGGAGGTGTCATAACCGAACTAGACCACCGACCCGATAGAACTGGGTACCGGGGGGCTACTCTTAAGAACTACGCTTCCTGCTTGCGGTAGCTGTCGAGGCGCTCGCGGGCGTCGGCGATGGCCTCGCGCGCCTCGCCCTCGGCGCGCTCCTGTATCTCCGAGAGGTCCGCCCGTATCTCGTCGAGGCGCCCCGCTTCGGGTTCCGACTCGCGACCGGTGACCTCGCGCAGTCGCGACTCCACCTTGCCGACCTCCTCGGAGACGCCTTCCTTCGCCGTCTCGCCCGCTCGCTTCAGGTAGTACCGCGCGTCCTCGAAGTGTTTGTTGACCATGTATAACGAGACGCTGTCATGCGGGAAAACGTTTGTGGCGAGCCACGGAGGTCGGGAATCCAGCGTATTAGGCCTGCCTAAAAACCGGAAGGCTTTTGAATTGTTAGGCCAACCTAAAACCGTGGTCGTCAAGCGGGCGTGACCGCGACGCTGCCGCCGCGGCGTCGGGGTCGCGGACGCGCGCTGCGCGACCGCGTTTCCGTGGCATCCCGCCGGCTCCGGCCGGCACCCTGTCCCTTCGCCCGGCGAGTCAGTACTCCGGCGACTCCTCGGCGACGCCCTCGCGGGCGTTGACGACCCGCGCGAGCGTGAACAGCGCGTCCGACAGGCGATTGAGATACGCGACCACCTCGGCGTTGATGGGCTCGTCGCCGGCGAGGTCGACACAGCGGCGCTCGGCGCGCCGGCAGACCGCGCGGGCCTGATGGAGGCGCGCGCCGACCGGGCTTCCCCCCGGAAGGACGAACGACTGCAGCGGCTCCAGTTCCTCGTCGTGGTCGTCCATCACGTTCTCCAGCCAGTCCGTGTGGTCGTCGGTGACGTGCGGGGCGTCCTCGTCGTCGGTGTCCGGGTTGGCGAGGTCGGCCTGCACGACGTGGAGGTGGTTCTGTATCTCGCGGAGCTGCTCGTCGATGTCGTCGTACCCCGAGGGGCGCAGGACGCCGATGGCGGAGTTCACCTCGTCGACGGTGCCGTACGCCTCGATGCGGAGGCTCGTCTTCGATACGCGCGACATGTCCCGGAGGTCGGTCATCCCCTCGTCGCCGCGACCCGTGTATATCTTCATGTTCGGGCACACGCGCGGCCGGGCCTTATAGCCGTCCGCCGCGGCACGCTTATGCCCTCGCGTGACCTGTCGGTTCGCGTGAGTGAGTCCCCGTTCGTGGCCGTCGGCTTCGGGGCGTATCTCGTCGCCGTCGGCGCGACGGGCCCGCTGGTGCTCCTCGCCTTCGCCCTCCGACACCTGCTCGGGACCCGCCCGTTCGCCCGTGCGCTCGCCGCCGTCGCGGCGCTCCCGCTCGCCGGCCTGCTCGTCCTGTCGGCGTGGGTCGGCGTCGAGGTCGCCCCGCTCGCGTCCGTTGACGTGGCCCTGCGCGCGCTCCCGGTGTGGGTCGCCTGTTGGGGCGTCCCCCTCGTCCTCGCGTACGCCGCGGGGAGGCGGGTGGGACTCGACCCCGAGCGCGCGCTCCGGCGCGCGGCCGGCGCGCTTCCCGTCGGGCTCGCCGCCAGTCTGGTCGTCTTCGTCTCCCCCGGCGGGTTCTCCCGCTACAACATCACCTTCCTCACGGGAACCGAGGCGCTCGTCTGGTGGACGGCGTTCGCGCTCGTGCTCTTTCTGCTGCCGGGCGCGCTCTCCGTCGGCGTTGCGGCGCTCGACGGTCGGCTCCGCTCGCGGGGCGACATCGATTGAGTATCCCGCTATACGGTTTACAACCGCGGGAACCGTCTCGAGAGGGCCGCGAAAGAACGAATACACGCGTTCCGGAGGAGTGGTCCGCCGGGTACGACCTCGACTCGTCTCCCGTGCGCGGGCCGGGACGGCACCGGTCCCTACGCGCGCTCCGCGCGCCGAGTCGGTACGTTCAGTATCCCGGAGCGACAGACGCGAACATGAGCCTCGAACTCGATCACGACTGCCCGGGGTGCGGCGAGACGAAGACGTTCTACCGCGCCGCCTCGACGCTGATGCACCTCGGCGAGAAGGTGAAGTGGCACTGCCCGGACTGCGACTACGGCTTCGTCCGCATCGACGGCAACGTGGACACGGGCGCGGCCGTCGACACCAGCGCGTAACGGCTCCCTTCTCGTCGGGCGTTCGACTCCCGTAGCGGCGCGACTCACGCGCGAGCCGAACCCCTTTGTCCCGCAAACACCCCCGGAGTCGAGGCCGGAAAACGGGTCGGCGTTCGTTCACGACTCGGTAGCGACACGGTAATCCCATCGGCCGAGCGGTGCGACCGCGTTCGACCCCGGAGCCCCGCGATTCGCGCAGCTGAGACACTTATAAACTATATATCGCCATACGAAATCGTCGTTCGACCCGAAATCCCGGGAAACCGGGGAAAGCCCCGCTACTCCCCGTCCGGCACGGAGACGCCGAACGCGGCCGGGGTCGCGTCGGCGACGGCCGGCAGCCGCCGCAGCGTCGGGTGACACAGGAAGCAGAGGCCCGAGAACCCGAAGCCGGCCGCAGCCAGCGCCACCGTCGTCCGCGGGCCGAGCGCCGAGGCGACGAGCCCGCCGAGAAGCGACCCGAGCGGGAGCGTCGCCCCCGAAGCAGTCCCTTTGACGCTGGTGACGCGGCCGAGCAGCGCGTCGGGGAACGCCTTCTGGTTCAGCGTCGAGACGAAGACGCCCCCCACACCGCCCGAGACCCACGAGAGGCCGAACAGGCCGACGGTGAGCGCCGTCGTCGGGGCGTAGACCGAGGCGGCCCACAGGCACGCCGAGCCGAGATACAGGGCGGCCATCGTCCGGCCGTACGGGAGGCCCGTGAGTCGGGGGGCGACGGCCGACCCGACGAGGCGACCGATGCCGAGTGCGCCGAGCAGGAACCCGTAGGCAGCCGGTCCGCCGAGCGACGCCCCGAACGCCGGAAGGGTCGCGAGCGTCACGCCGACGGCGAGGTTGAACACCGCGGCGGTGGCCGTCATGTGGACGAACGCGGAGCCGCGGACCGCCGCGACGCCCTCGCGGAGGTCGGAGGCGTAGTCGGCGAGGGCGGAGCCACCGATGTCGCCCTCGCGGCTGTCGTCCCGGGCCGCGGGAACGGCCATCCCGGCGAACAGCACGGCGGCGACGGCGAACGTCGCCGCGTCGAGGGCGAACAGGGCCGTCGCGCCGGCGACGGCGATGAACACGCCGCCGAGCGCGTCGAACACCATATCGAGCCCGAGCGTCACGGTCGCGAGCGCGGAGTTCCCCCGCGATAGCTGCCGGTCCGGAACGATTCGGGGCACCAGCGCCGACTGTGCCGGGTCCACCACCAGCGTGGCGAGCGAGAGCACGGGAACGGTGACGAGCAGCAGGGTCGTCGTGAGCCGACCCGTCGCCGCCGCGAGCGGGAGGACGAGGACGACGACGCCCTGCACGACCTGCGAGCCGACGAGCAGGGGCTTGAGCGGGAGGCGGTCGACGACCGGCCCGGCGAGCGCCTGCAACACCCACGGCAACAGCAGGAGGGCGTTGGCGACGCCGACGAGGGCCGACGAGCCGCTCAGCTCGAAGACGAGCCAGAGGGCGGCGACGCTGTAGAGGCTGTCGCCGGCGTTCGAGACGAACCGGCCGACGAGAAAGCGGACGAAGTCGCGGTTGCGCCGGAGCGGAACGCCGTCGCTCACGGCCGCCACCTCGTGGCGGGGGTGCGGTTTCGGGGCTGTACGCGGTGTCGGTCCGTGGGGACCGACGCGGTCCGGCCGCCGCGGGCCGGGGGTGTGACTGACATTCCTATCGGGAAGGCGAGAAGCTGCGGCTACGCGGGAGCGTAGGAAGCGACCCGGGTGCTGCTGCTGTCCGGCCTACCGAGCGGCGGGGCGCTGCCGGGGCTTGTACACCGGGCGGCAGTGACAGCGACGGGTCATGCGGCGATGGTCGAAGGGGAAGGCGAGACGGACTTAGTTCCGGCGGTACCCCGTGAGAGGCTCACACGGACCCTTACTCGTCGTCGAGCGCCTGCCACGAGAGGCGGGGGTTGCGGGCCGCGCTCGTCTGGTCGATGCGCCCGGCGGCCGTCCGCGACGGCGCGGCGTCGAGGTCGCCGTCGTCGCTGTCGCGAGCGGCGTTGAACGCCGCGGCCAGTTGGTCGAGCGTGCGCTTCGACTCCACCTCGGTCGGTTCGGTCATCAGCGCCTCGGGCACGATCTCGGGCCACTTCGTCGTCGGCGGGTGGACACCGAAGTCGAGCATCCGCTTCGCGGCGTCCGCCGCGTCCTGCTCGCCCGCGCTCGCGACGAACTCGTGGTGGAACGGGCCGAAGGGCACCTCGTACTCCACCCGCTCCGCGAGGTAGTTCGCGTTGAGGACGGCCTTCGCGCTCGCGTCGGCCAGCCCCTCGTCGCCGAGGCGCGTGATGTACGCGTGCGCCTTCAGCAGGACGAGCCAGTTGCCCGCGTAGCCGTGGACCTTCCCGACGGACGACTCCGGCGTGTAGCGCTCGTACCGGCCGTCGCGCTCGCGGACGTGGGGGTCGGGGAGGAACTCGGCGAGTTCCTCGACGACGCCGACCGGACCCGCGCCCGGTCCGCCGCCCCCGTGGGGCGTGGCGAACGTCTTGTGGACGTTGTAGTGCATCACGTCGAACCCCATGTCGCCGGGGCGCGCGCGCCCGAGCAGGGCGTTGAGGTTCGCGCCGTCGTAGTAGAGCAGGCCGCCGGCGTCGTGGACGCGCTCGGCGACCGTCTCGATGTCGCGCTCGAACAGGCCGAGCGTGTTCGGGTTCGTCAACATCAGCGCCGCGGTGTCCTCGGAGAGGGCGGCGTCGAGCGCGTCGAGGTCGACCCGGCCCTCGTCGTTCGAGGGGAGCGAGACGACGTCGTAGCCGGCCATCGCCGCGGAGGCGAAGTTCGTCCCGTGCGCGGAGTCGGGGATGACCACCTCGCCGCGGTCCTCGCCGTTGGCCTCGTGGTACGCGTCGATGACGAGCAGGCCGGCGAACTCGCCGGCCGCGCCCGCGGGGGGCTGGAGCGTCACGGCGTCCATCCCGCCGATGGCCGCGAGGTAGTCCTGCAGTTCGTGCATGACCTGGAGGGTTCCCTGCGTCGAGCGCGTCGAGCGGTCGGGGTGGACGGAGGCGTTCGGGTCCGCCGCGAGGTCCTCCGTGAACTTCGGGTTGTACTTCATCGTACAGGAGCCGAGCGGGAACGGGCCGGACTCGACGCCGTAGTTCATCTCCGAGAGCCGCGTGTAGTGGCGCGCGAGTTCGGGTTCGGCCACGTCGGGCAGTTCCACCGTGTCGCGCGTCAGGTCGTCGGGTAGCTCGGACTCGACCGCGACCTCGCGGTTCCCCTTCTCCGAGAGCAGCGGCTCGTACCGCTCGCCGTCGGGGTCGTGCCACGCCGCCTGGTCGAAGCGGAGCGGGTCGGTCATCGGACCGCCCCCGCGAAGGCCTCGACGAAGCCGTCGAGCGCCGGCGCGTTCGTCTCCGTGACGCACACCTGCACCTCGTGTTCGCCGACGGCGTGGACCGCGTACCCCTCGGCTTCGAGGTCCTCGGCCACGGCGCGGGCGGGCTGGTCGGTGTGGGCGACGAACTCCCGGAAGTGGTGGCGGTCGTGCAGCGGCGCCTTCACCCCCGTCAGTTCGTCCAGCCGCGCGGCCGTCTCGCGGGCCCGGCGCACGCAGTCGTTCGCCAGGTCGACGAGGCCGTCCGGCCCGAGGTAGGCGGCGTGCATCGCGGTCCGGAGCGCCACCCACGCCTGATTGGAGCAGATGTTCGAGGTGGCGCGCTCCCGCCGGATGTGCTGTTCGCGCGTCTGGAGCGTGAGCGTGTAGGCGCGCTTCCCGTTCGCGTCCTCGCTCGCCCCGACCAGCCGGCCGGGAACCTGCCGGAGGAACTCCTCGCGGCAGGCGAACAGCCCGAGGCCGAAGCCGTAGGCGGCGGGCAGTCCGAGCGCGCTCCCGTCGCCGACCACGACGTCCGCGCCGACGCTCGCCGGCACCTCTAAGAGGGCGAGCGCGACCACGTCCGTGCCGAGCGTGAACAGCGCGTCGTTGTCGTCCGCGAGCGCGCCGATCTCGGACAGTCCTTCCTCGACGGCCCCGCGGAGCGTCGGGTTCTCGGCGTACACCATCGCGACGTCGTCGTCCATCGCGTCGGCGAGCGCGTCCACGTCGGCGGCGCCGTCGTCGCTCGGATACGTCTCGACCGAGAGCTCCGAGCCGACGAGGTAGTTGTCGAGGACGCCGCGCCGTCCCTCGTGGAGCAGGTCGGGAACGAGCACGCGCGTGCCCGAGACGGAACGGACGCGCTCGGCCAGCGTCGCGGCCTCGCCCAGCGCGGTCGCGGCGTCGTACATCGAGCAGTTGGCGACGCCGAGGCCGGTGAGTTCGACCAGCATCGACTGGAACTCGAACAGCGCCTGCAGGAACCCCTGTGCCACCTCCGGCTGGTACTGGGTGTAGGAGGTGAGGAACTCCGAGCGGTCGGCGAGGTGGTCCACGGCCGACGGGACGTAGTGGTCGTAGTGGCCCCGGCCGAGGAACTCGACGAGGTCGTCGTTTCGCCCGAGCGTCGTCCCGACCTCGGCCATCGCGGCCTGCTCGGAGCGCGCGGGGATGTCGAACGCGCCGTCGAACCGGACGGACTCGGGGATGTCGAACAGCGCCTCCTCGTCGGCGGCCCCGACGGCGTCGAGCATCGCCGCCGTCTCCGCCTCCGAATGTGGTGCGTACGGGCTTCCCGTCACGGGAATCGGCCCTCCTCGCAGTGAGACATGTGGGTGCGCGACCCTAGCGGCCGGCGGCTATTGATACCCGCGGTTCCGGAGGCACGTGGACGGATACACGAACGGCGTCGCGGGCGAGAAGTATGCACGGGCGTGCCCCGTTGGGGCGATACTCGCGGACACACGGCGGCGGGCAGGACGACGGAAGCGGGAGCGCCCTACTCCGTCTGCTCGCGGTACTCCTCGGGCGACAGCAGGTCGTCGAGGTCGCCCTCGTCACCGGGCTCGATTTCCAGCATCCAGCCCCCGTCGAACGGCTCCTCGTTGACGAGTTCGGGCGCGTCGAAGAGTTCCTCGTTCACGGCCGTCACCTCGCCGCCCACGGGGGCGTAGAGGTCGGAGACGGCCTTGATGGACTCGATGACGCCGAACTGCGCGCCGGCGTCGAGGTCGTCGCCGACCTCCGGGAGTTCGACGAACACCACGTCGCCGAGTTCGTCCTGCGCGAAGTCCGTGATTCCGACGCGGACCGCGCCGTTCGGGCGGGCCCACTCGTGCGTTTCCAGGTACCGGCAGTCGTCGCGGATGTCGAAGCTCATGGTTCGTAGAAGGGTAAGCTGTGGACGCGGGCGTTCTTCGCGCTCCCCCGGACGACCACCCGCACGTCCGTCCCGGGGTCGGCGTACTCGGTCGGGAGGTAGCCCATCCCGACCGGCTCGTCGAGCGTCGGGCTCATCGTGCCCGACGTGACCTCGCCGATGATGCGGTTCTCCGTGTCGACGACGTCGTAGCCGTGGCGCGGCACGCCGCGCTCGGTCAGCTTGAAGCCGACGAACGTCTCCTCGGGGTCGGTCGCGGCCGCGAGCGCGTCGCGGCCCACGAACTCGGTGTCGAGGTCGACGGCGAAGCCGATGCCGGCCTCGTACGGCGTCCGGGGGTTCGACTCGATGTCGAAGTCCTGCCCGGCGAGCAGGAAGCCCGCCTCGATGCGGAGCGTGTCGCGCGCGCCGAGGCCGCAGGGCTGGACGCCCGTGCCGTCCGTGTCGGCGAGCGCGTGCCACACCGCCTCGGCGCCGTCGGTCGGCAGGAGGAACTCCACGCCGTCCTCGCCGGTGTACCCGGTCCGCGCGACGAAACACGCCGTGTCGGCGACCGTCGCGTCGCGCCCGGTGAACCGCCGGATGTCGTCGAGGTCGGTCCCCGCGGCCTCGCTCGCCGTCGCGACGGCGTCGGGCCCCTGCAGGGCGAACATCGCGTACTCCTCGGTGGCGTTCGCGACCACGGCGTCGAGTCCCCACTCGTCGCGACGGCTCGTCCACCGTTCGTGCATCTCCCCGTCGCCGCCCGCGTTGGGAACGAACAGGTACGTCTCGCCGTCGGGGAGCAGATAGACGACCGTGTCGTCGATGATGTTGCCGTCCTCGTCCGTGATGGCGGCGTACTGGGCGTCGCCCGCGTCGAGCGCCGCGACGTCGTTGGTCGTCAGGCGGTTCGTCAGCTCGGTCGCGTCCGGTCCCGAGACCTCGATCTGTCCCATGTGGGAGACGTCGAAGAGCCCGGCCGCGGACCGCACGGCCTCGTGTTCGACCCGGATACCGTCGAACTCGACGGGCATGTCCCAGCCGCCGAACTCGGTGAACTTCGCCCCGCGCTCGGCGTGGGCCTCGCGCAACGGCGGCGTCCGAAGGGCCATATCCGACAGTCCGACGGCGGGCGTTAATAGCTTCCCTTCCCGGGCGCTACTGCTCGGCCCGCTCGACCGCACCGCGTAGCGCGAGCACGATCTCGTCCACCCGCTCGGGGTCGTAGGTCCAGAAGCCGCGGTAGCTCCCGGGGTCGCGCTCGACGGCGAGCAGCGCACAGCTGTCGCGGCGCGTGTCCGCGTCGTACACGACGAACCACGTGTCGGCTATCTCCGGGTCGTCGGCGACGCGGACGGTCGCCCCCTCGACCGCCGGCGGGTCGCCGTTCGGCGTCGCGAACACCTCGACCCGGAGGTCCGGCTTCGTCGCCAGTCGGCGGTACACGTCCGCCTCCGCGTGCATGACGGGGAGCGACTGGAACCCCGCGTAGAGCCGGCCGTGCCCGAGCCGCCACGCGCGGTCCTCTATCTCCCTGGAGGTCGCCAGCATCCGGTCGCGCTCCAGCGAGGTGAACACGGTGTCATCGAGCAGGCCGAGCAGGGCCCGGAACTGCTCGTCGGCCTCGCCGTCGCGGCTGCCGGGGACGCCGGCCGGCGGGTGGACGAGCGTGTCGAACGCGCGCACCGGGACGGAGCCGACGAACTCGCCGTCGCGCCGGACGACGACGAACCCCTCGTCCGCCCCCGGGAGCGTCGTGTGCTCGACGACGACGTTGCGCGAGCCGAACCGGTCGCTCAGGTCGGGGGAGTCGTCCGGCGAACAGACGCGGAGCCGCGTGGGGTTCGCGGCGGCCGCGTCGATGATGTCGCCGAGGGTCATCTCACTGCTCCGGCTCCGGTACGGCCGTTTCCCCCGCCTCGGTCTCGATGGCCAGCGCGGCGTCGAGCAGCCGGTCGAACGCCTCCGAGGGGGACGCGAAGGCGACGACGCCCGTCTCGTCGTCGTAGGTGACGACCCCCGCCGCGCGGAGCTTCGGGACGTGTGTGTGGTGGAGCGAGACGAGCCGCTCGCGGCGGTCGTCGGCCGTGGCGCGCCCGTCGCCGCGGCGGACCGCGGACCACCCGGTCACCACGTCCGCGAGGTCGGCGAGCGACATCCCGCCGTGTTCGCGGAGGACGTACAGCGACAGCCGGCGTGTCTCGTCCGCGAGCAGGCCGAACGCCGTGTCGAGCGACGGCCCGGCGGACGGGATACCCCCGTCTGGCGAGGAGGACATTGTTGGACTAGACACTTGTCCAGCACAATACTTAGCGTTACCTCCCAAGCATTTCGAAATCCGAAACCGGGAGTTTCGGCTCCGTTCCGGCGGAACGCCGGACTGCGCCCGGACGCTCCGTCAGCTCTCGTGGGGGTGCTCGTCGCGGTGGTCGTCCGGGTTCTCCTGCTCGCGGGCCTCGCGGTTGCGCTCGGCCTCGGCCTCCGGCTCCGGTCGGTCGTCGTCGAGCGACTCCTCGCGCGCCCGCTCGGCCTCGGTCGTGTCCTGTTCGTCGTCGGCGGTGTCGAGGTCGGCGTCGGTGTCGTGGTCGCTCATCGCGTCGTATCTGTTCCCGGCGAGGTCGGAAAAGAATGGGGGGACCCGGGACGGGGTCGGGCTACTCGGTCTCGTCGCCGTCGCCGCCGGAGAGCCTCTCGCCGTCGGGACCGACACCGGTATTCCGGGCCGTCCCGAGGCGGGGGTATGAGCGACGACGAGCGCGCGCCCGCCCGGGTGGGGCTGTTCGTGGACGGCCCGAACGTGTTCCGCGAGGAGTTCGACGTGGACCTCGACGACGTGCGCGACGCGGCCCGGACGGAGGGGCGGCTGGCCGTGACGCGGCTGTATCTCGACGAGGGCGCCCCGCCGGAGCTGATACGCGCGGCGGAGGCCCGCGGCTTCGAGACGACGGTGACGAGCGGCGACGTGGACGTGAAGCTCGCCGTGGACGCGACGGAGTTCGTCGTCGCCGGCGAACTCGACACGCTGGTCGTCGTCTCCCGCGACACCGACTTCAAGCCCGCGCTGGAGGTGGCGAACCGCCACGGTCTGCGGACCGTCGCCGTCGCGCCGGGCGAACACGGCCGCTCGGACGCGCTCCGCAACGCCGCCCACGGCGAACTCACGCTCGGCCCGGACGAGTAGCCGTCGCGGCGTGACAGGAGATTCAAGGCCCCGTGCCGAGAACCGACGCCAGTGGTCCTTCCCGATGTCCTCCCCGACTCGCCCCCCGTCGCGGCGCTCGCGATAGTCGTCACGACGGCCGTTATCTGGGTCGGCAGCGGCTGGCTGGAGGACTCGGCCGAGGAGCTGTCGGCCCACTACGGCCTCCCGGCCGTCGTGCAGGGCTCGGTCGTGGTGGCCGTGGGGTCGAGCTTCCCGGAACTCGCGAGCGTCGTCTTCGCCGCGCTGGCCGGGTCGTTCAGCATGGGTATCGGCGCCGTCGTCGGCTCCGCGATATTCAACGTGCTCGTCATCCCGGCCGCCTCCAGCATCGTCGCGGACGGCGACCTCGACGCCGACCGCGCGCTCGTGTACAAGGAGGCGCAGTTCTACATGATCGCCGTCTCCGCGCTCGTCATCACCTTCGCGCTCGCGGTCATCTACTTCCCCGTCGGGGGACCGGACGAACTCGGCGGCGAACTGACCCGCTCGCTCGCCGCGATTCCGCTCGCGCTGTACGGCCTCTACCTCTTCATCCAGTGGCAGGACGTGAGCGACTACGGCGGCGGGGACGGCGTGGGCGACGTGGACGTGCTCCGGAGCTGGGGCCTGCTCGCGCTCGGCCTCGTCACCATCCTCGTCAGCGTCGAACAGCTCGTCGGGGCGCTCGAAGTCCTCAACCGGGCGTACGGCGTCCCGGACTTCTTCGCGGGCGTCACCGTCCTCGCCGCCGCGACGAGCCTCCCCGACGCGCTCGTGAGCATCCGGACGGCCCGGGCGGGCAACCCCCTGACGAGCCTCGGCAACGTCCTCGGGTCGAACACCTTCGACCTCCTCGTCGCGATTCCGGTCGGGGTGCTCATCGTGGGGACCTCGACGGTCTCGTTCGCCGTCGCGGCCCCCATGTTCGGCGTGTTGACGCTGGCGACCATCCTGCTGTTCACCGTCCTCCGGACGGACCTGACGCTCACCGCGCCGGAGTCGTACCTCCTGCTCGTCGCCTACGCCGCGTTCGTCGGCTGGGTCGTCGCCGAGACGCTCGGGGTCACGAGCTTCCTCATCGGCCCCTGACCCGACCCGGAGGGGCAGGGTTTTCGGCGTCGGCCACGCACGCCCGGTATGCATCCGGTTCTCGACGACCACCTCCACCTCGACCCGGTGAACGGCCGGGGTGCCGAGGCCGCCGCCGAGTTCGCCCGTTCCGGCGGCACCCACCTGCTCGTGCTCAACAAGCCCTCGTGGTCGCTCGTCGGCGACGTCTCCGACGCGTCCGGCTTCCGCGAGGCGTTCGACCTCACCGTCGAGGTCACCGCCGAGGCCGACGACGAACTCCCGGGCCGGGCGTGGCCCGTCCTCGGCGTCCACCCCGCGCTGATTTCGAAGCTCACCGAGCGCGGCTACGACCCCGACGGGGCGGCCGACCTGATGAAGGCCGGCCTCGACGCGGCCGCCGAGTACGTCGCCGACGGCCCGGCGCTGGCGGTCAAGTCCGGGCGCCCCCACTACGACGTGGACGACGACGTGTGGGCCGCCTCGAACGAGGTGATGCGCCACGCGTTCGCGCTCGGCGCGGAGGTCGGCTGTCCGGTCCAGCTCCACACCGAGGGGGGCGAGGACTTCTC from Halosegnis marinus carries:
- the gcvT gene encoding glycine cleavage system aminomethyltransferase GcvT; protein product: MALRTPPLREAHAERGAKFTEFGGWDMPVEFDGIRVEHEAVRSAAGLFDVSHMGQIEVSGPDATELTNRLTTNDVAALDAGDAQYAAITDEDGNIIDDTVVYLLPDGETYLFVPNAGGDGEMHERWTSRRDEWGLDAVVANATEEYAMFALQGPDAVATASEAAGTDLDDIRRFTGRDATVADTACFVARTGYTGEDGVEFLLPTDGAEAVWHALADTDGTGVQPCGLGARDTLRIEAGFLLAGQDFDIESNPRTPYEAGIGFAVDLDTEFVGRDALAAATDPEETFVGFKLTERGVPRHGYDVVDTENRIIGEVTSGTMSPTLDEPVGMGYLPTEYADPGTDVRVVVRGSAKNARVHSLPFYEP
- a CDS encoding MFS transporter, which gives rise to MSDGVPLRRNRDFVRFLVGRFVSNAGDSLYSVAALWLVFELSGSSALVGVANALLLLPWVLQALAGPVVDRLPLKPLLVGSQVVQGVVVLVLPLAAATGRLTTTLLLVTVPVLSLATLVVDPAQSALVPRIVPDRQLSRGNSALATVTLGLDMVFDALGGVFIAVAGATALFALDAATFAVAAVLFAGMAVPAARDDSREGDIGGSALADYASDLREGVAAVRGSAFVHMTATAAVFNLAVGVTLATLPAFGASLGGPAAYGFLLGALGIGRLVGSAVAPRLTGLPYGRTMAALYLGSACLWAASVYAPTTALTVGLFGLSWVSGGVGGVFVSTLNQKAFPDALLGRVTSVKGTASGATLPLGSLLGGLVASALGPRTTVALAAAGFGFSGLCFLCHPTLRRLPAVADATPAAFGVSVPDGE
- a CDS encoding DUF7553 family protein — translated: MVNKHFEDARYYLKRAGETAKEGVSEEVGKVESRLREVTGRESEPEAGRLDEIRADLSEIQERAEGEAREAIADARERLDSYRKQEA
- the gcvPB gene encoding aminomethyl-transferring glycine dehydrogenase subunit GcvPB, producing the protein MTDPLRFDQAAWHDPDGERYEPLLSEKGNREVAVESELPDDLTRDTVELPDVAEPELARHYTRLSEMNYGVESGPFPLGSCTMKYNPKFTEDLAADPNASVHPDRSTRSTQGTLQVMHELQDYLAAIGGMDAVTLQPPAGAAGEFAGLLVIDAYHEANGEDRGEVVIPDSAHGTNFASAAMAGYDVVSLPSNDEGRVDLDALDAALSEDTAALMLTNPNTLGLFERDIETVAERVHDAGGLLYYDGANLNALLGRARPGDMGFDVMHYNVHKTFATPHGGGGPGAGPVGVVEELAEFLPDPHVRERDGRYERYTPESSVGKVHGYAGNWLVLLKAHAYITRLGDEGLADASAKAVLNANYLAERVEYEVPFGPFHHEFVASAGEQDAADAAKRMLDFGVHPPTTKWPEIVPEALMTEPTEVESKRTLDQLAAAFNAARDSDDGDLDAAPSRTAAGRIDQTSAARNPRLSWQALDDE
- the gcvH gene encoding glycine cleavage system protein GcvH yields the protein MSFDIRDDCRYLETHEWARPNGAVRVGITDFAQDELGDVVFVELPEVGDDLDAGAQFGVIESIKAVSDLYAPVGGEVTAVNEELFDAPELVNEEPFDGGWMLEIEPGDEGDLDDLLSPEEYREQTE
- the gcvPA gene encoding aminomethyl-transferring glycine dehydrogenase subunit GcvPA, encoding MPVTGSPYAPHSEAETAAMLDAVGAADEEALFDIPESVRFDGAFDIPARSEQAAMAEVGTTLGRNDDLVEFLGRGHYDHYVPSAVDHLADRSEFLTSYTQYQPEVAQGFLQALFEFQSMLVELTGLGVANCSMYDAATALGEAATLAERVRSVSGTRVLVPDLLHEGRRGVLDNYLVGSELSVETYPSDDGAADVDALADAMDDDVAMVYAENPTLRGAVEEGLSEIGALADDNDALFTLGTDVVALALLEVPASVGADVVVGDGSALGLPAAYGFGLGLFACREEFLRQVPGRLVGASEDANGKRAYTLTLQTREQHIRRERATSNICSNQAWVALRTAMHAAYLGPDGLVDLANDCVRRARETAARLDELTGVKAPLHDRHHFREFVAHTDQPARAVAEDLEAEGYAVHAVGEHEVQVCVTETNAPALDGFVEAFAGAVR
- a CDS encoding cob(I)yrinic acid a,c-diamide adenosyltransferase, whose translation is MKIYTGRGDEGMTDLRDMSRVSKTSLRIEAYGTVDEVNSAIGVLRPSGYDDIDEQLREIQNHLHVVQADLANPDTDDEDAPHVTDDHTDWLENVMDDHDEELEPLQSFVLPGGSPVGARLHQARAVCRRAERRCVDLAGDEPINAEVVAYLNRLSDALFTLARVVNAREGVAEESPEY